The Toxotes jaculatrix isolate fToxJac2 chromosome 21, fToxJac2.pri, whole genome shotgun sequence genome includes a region encoding these proteins:
- the ttll6 gene encoding tubulin polyglutamylase ttll6, with protein MGLPVDSPDRNDDARQYEQQGEGEEGESQTEACTGSPPPITKKRRKSKRRYFTAGSVLLLLFPIAVRRAARRYGLREAVEGEDWTLFWTDCSVSLDRVKDMKRYQKINHFPGMSEICRKDLLARNMNRMLKLFPKDYNIFPRTWCLPADYSDFQAYTRAKKSKTYICKPDSGCQGKGIFITKSSKDIPPGEHMICQVYISRPFIVDGYKFDLRIYVLVTSCDPFSIFMFKEGLARFCTTQYNEPTHGNVDDVCMHLTNYSINKHSENFVRDEDTGSKRKLSTLNKLLESSSCNTEKMWNDIEDVIIKTLISAHPILKHNYHTCFPNHTTASACFEILGFDVLLDHRLRPWVLEVNHSPSFTTDSQLDREVKDALLYDTLVLINLGACDRRKITKEERRRVKDRLQQNRSREARSEELRQCQAAMAEQMERYEAKHLGGFKRIYPREGGEKYDKYFKHSSSLFQETAASKAREECARQQLQELRLKQEQRERDQKGGRRKDLQGETAGERVRPRRASTQPPISNCDCDPQLLPVSRASVDPEAAGVQEEKQQQEEEEAVEAAEAEDMEEQERVNALLQRRKLLQDLGVVDQIRQLLQGRIEGGGVLQDTKDAYTHQQSKQRQQETKLDSLTQFSHRTKQQQQQTPCTQISRQLVHSHMTQQRLLRPTIEQRSLNESACPQHEPESHNRAGEIRRTISGQRIHWPGKHTSTLCTPCFPPSVSSSLALRQDSRSSSYTDTRSRPSIPIINHVPKRGVRCAYMSHDPAALQSLLIISTRAPLVRRPGFSHIVQNSSRRAPQQSKGQ; from the exons ATGGGTCTACCTGTGGACAGCCCAGACAGAAACGATGATGCACGTCAATATGagcagcagggagagggagaagaaggcgAAAGCCAAACAGAAGCCTGCACCGGCTCCCCGCCGCCCATCAccaagaagaggagaaaaagcaaGAGGAGGTACTTTACTGCTGGATCTGTACTTCTACTGTTATTTCCCATTGCAG TGCGACGAGCTGCTCGTAGATACGGCCTCAGGGAAGCGGTGGAGGGTGAGGACTGGACGCTGTTTTGGACCgactgctctgtgtctctaGACCGTGTTAAGGACATGAAGCGTTACCAG aAAATAAACCATTTCCCAGGGATGAGTGAGATCTGCCGCAAAGATTTACTGGCAAGAAACATGAACCGCATGCTCAAGCTTTTCCCCAAAGACTACAATATCTTCCCTAGAACGTGGTGCCTCCCTGCAGA TTACAGTGACTTCCAAGCTTATACCAGGGCCAAAAAAAGCAAGACATATATCTGTAAGCCAGATTCCGGTTGCCAAGGCAAAGGCATCTTCATCACCAAATCAAGTAAAGACATCCCACCTGGAGAACATATGATCTGCCAGGTTTACATCTCCAGG CCTTTCATCGTCGACGGGTACAAGTTTGACCTGCGTATTTACGTGCTGGTGACGTCATGTGACCCATTCAGCATATTCATGTTCAAAGAGGGACTGGCTCGCTTCTGCACCACACAGTACAACGAACCAACACACGGCAATGTG GATGATGTGTGTATGCATCTCACCAACTACTCCATCAACAAGCACAGTGAGAACTTTGTCCGTGACGAGGACACTGGCAGCAAACG AAAACTGTCCACCCTGAACAAGCTCCTGGAGTCGAGCAGCTGCAACACAGAGAAGATGTGGAACGACATCGAGGACGTGATCATAAAGACTCTGATCTCCGCTCACCCAATTCTCAAGCACAATTACCACACGTGCTTCCCCAACCACACCACCGCCAGCGCCTGCTTCGAGATCCTGGGCTTCGACGTGCTGCTGGATCACCGCCTCAGACCCTGGGTGCTGGAG GTGAACCACTCCCCGAGTTTTACCACCGACTCACAGCTGGACCGTGAGGTGAAGGATGCGTTGCTGTACGACACCCTGGTTCTCATCAACTTGGGCGCCTGCGACCGCCGCAAGATCACCAAGGAGGAGAGACGCAGGGTGAAGGACAGGCTGCAGCAAAACCGCTCCAGAGAGGCCAG GTCGGAGGAGCTGCGTCAGTGCCAGGCGGCCATGGCGGAGCAGATGGAGAGGTACGAGGCCAAACACCTGGGAGGCTTCAAGCGGATCTATcccagagagggaggggagaaatACGACAAGTacttcaaacacagcagctcccTCTTCCAGGAGACTGCAGCGTCCAAGGCCAGAGAGGAGTGTGCCAG gcAACAGCTGCAGGAGCTGCGTCTGAagcaggagcagagggagagagaccagAAGGGGGGTCGGAGGAAAGACCTGCAGGGGGAGACAGCGGGGGAGAGAGTCAGACCGCGACGAGCCTCAACACAACCCCCCATCtcaaactgtgactgtgacccACAGCTG ctccctgTGTCCAGAGCGTCGGTGGATCCTGAAGCTGCAGGAGTCCAAGAAGAGAAGCAacagcaagaggaggaggaggcggtggaggCGGCGGAGGCGGAGGacatggaggagcaggagcgAGTCAATGCGCTGCTCCAGAGGAGGAAACTGCTGCAGGACCTGGGGGTGGTGGATCAGATCCGCCAGCTGCTGCAGGGCCGGATAGAGGGAGGGGGAGTCCTGCAGGACACCAAGGACGCCTACACTCACCAGCAGAGCAAGCAGAGACAACAAGAGACAAAG ttgGACTCTTTGACGCAGTTTTCCCACAGGacgaagcagcagcagcagcagacgcCCTGCACTCAGATCTCACGACAG CTCGTCCACTCCCACATGACTCAGCAGCGTTTGCTCAGGCCCACGATCGAGCAGAGAAGCCTGAACGAGTCCGCCTGCCCACAGCACGAGCCCGAGAGCCACAACAGAGCGGGAGAAATACGAAGGACCATCAGCGGCCAGCGGATACACTGGCCAGGTAAACACACCTCCACACTCTGCACGCCCTG ttttcctccctcagtcAGCAGCTCTCTGGCTCTCAGGCAGGACAGCAGGAGCAGCTCCTACACGGACACCCGGTCCCGTCCCAGCATCCCCATCATAAACCACGTCCCTAAAAGAGGCGTGCGCTGTGCCTACATGTCCCACGACCCCGCTGCCCTGCAAAGCCTGCTCATCATCTCCACTCGAGCCCCGCTGGTCAGGAGGCCTGGCTTCTCTCACATCGTCCAAAACTCCTCCCGCAGGGCGCCCCAGCAGAGTAAAGGGCAGTGA
- the calcoco2 gene encoding calcium-binding and coiled-coil domain-containing protein 2 isoform X1, whose protein sequence is MESPAEAAAADASARTFSQVVFIDIPHSYPPSIPITCRYTLTAAYQPHSRDWVGIFKVGWSTAKDYHTFVWVEPCLDVVGEQPVTGQVVFKDYYLPKDDIEFYQFCYIDSTGQVRGASTPFCFKNLEEQSMESNPDDDLLVITTQEQVEQSVREKAELQKAMDQIKEENETLKRALQKEQREAATLMEQNEQNEQEKSQLVRELDQIKEQNGNLKSTLQHNLEEINHLKEELLAQKTMQMELQRQSSVEDRKRSQSLCSDGESIQNETHAQEKYDRALMKIGQLKEERKDLKATIDAQNEEIAKFNCKLRDGERELFKAKDSVHLLQFDLQTSEKEKERLSAELQRLKSIAHNMDDVKRENQELCRRLSQQETSQDFSDEDLKVQCKSLVSKLQETQTKLVAEREELRGVNRRAEFLEREVMQMKGQVEKLNKSCDQEERRAGKYELQFREALEVSAEKDGVIEEQEHLMRLMKHENEELTRENQSLRSDIEGLRRALSEVHTASPADPPPMHPDPPVPAGDTSAPEEAENLYETIGGIAEAEQSLMCPLCNESFPGITPNELEQHKESHRVCPFCTLICDNMEQSVFEDHVYGHEL, encoded by the exons ATGGAGAGCCCGGCAGAGGCAGCGGCGGCTGACGCCTCAGCACGCACCTTCTCCCAGGTGGTCTTCATCGACATCCCTCACTCATATCCGCCTTCAATCCCCATCACCTGCCGCTACACCCTCACTGCAGCCTACCAGCCCCACTCCAGGGACTGGGTGGGCATTTTTAAG GTGGGGTGGAGCACAGCAAAGGATTATCATACCTTTGTGTGGGTGGAGCCATGTCTGGATGTGGTAGGAGAACAGCCAGTGACCGGACAAGTTGTTTTCAAGG ATTACTACCTGCCGAAGGACGACATCGAGTTCTACCAGTTCTGCTACATCGACAGCACCGGCCAAGTGCGAGGAGCCAGCACTCCCTTCTGCTTCAAAAACCTGGAGGAGCAAAGCATGGAGAGCAACCCAGATGATGATCTCCTGGTTATTACAACACAG GAACAGGTCGAACAGAGCGTACGTGAGAAAGCTGAACTGCAGAAGGCAATGGATCAGATaaaggaggaaaatgaaaccTTGAAAAGAGCTTTGCAGAAGGAGCAACGAGAAGCTGCCACCTTAATG GAGCAGAACGAACAGAACGAGCAAGAAAAGAGTCAGCTGGTCAGAGAACTGGATCAAATCAAGGAGCAAAATGGAAACTTAAAAAGCACCTTACAGCACAACCTTGAAGAAATTAACCACTTAAAG gaggagctgctggccCAGAAGACGATGCAGATGGAGCTACAGCGGCAGAGTTCTGTTGAGGACAGGAAACGCAGTCAGAGCTTGTGTTCTGACGGAGAATCAATTCAAAATGAG acaCACGCTCAGGAGAAATACGATCGAGCTCTGATGAAGATCGGCCAGCTGAAAGAGGAGCGCAAGGACCTGAAGGCCACGATTGATGCTCAGAATGAGGAGATTGCCAA atttAACTGCAAACTCAGAGACGGAGAACGGGAACTGTTCAAAGCAAAGGACAGCGTCCACCTTCTACAG TTTGATCTTCAGACCagtgagaaggagaaggagaggctTTCTGCAGAGCTGCAAAGGCTGAAAAGCATCGCACACAACATGGACGATGTGAAGAGAGAGAACCAGGAGTTGTGTAGGAGGCTGTCGCAGCAGGAGACATCGCAGGACTTTTCAGATGAAGATCTAAAG GTGCAGTGTAAGTCTCTTGTCAGCAAGCTGCAGGAAACCCAGACGAAGCTGGTGGCggagagggaggagctgaggggCGTCAACAGACGAGCTGAGTTCCTGGAGAGAGAGGTCATGCAGATGAAGGGGCAAGTGGAGAAGCTGAATAAATCATGTGACCAGGAAGAACGGAGAGCAGGGAAATATGAG CTACAGTTCAGAGAGGCACTTGAAGTGAGCGCAGAGAAAGACGGCGTCATCGAGGAGCAGGAACACCTGATGAGGCTCATGAAACATGAGAACGAAGAGCTCACCAGAGAAAACCAG AGTCTCAGGAGTGATATCGAGGGCCTGCGCAGAGCCTTGTCTGAGGTCCACACAGCTTCCCCTGCCGACCCCCCACCAATGCACCCTGACCCCCCCGTGCCAGCTGGAGACACCTCAGCACCTGAAGAGGCTGAGAACCTGTATGAGACCATAG GAGGCATTGCAGAAGCAGAG CAGTCGTTGATGTGCCCCCTCTGCAATGAGAGCTTCCCCGGGATAACCCCGAACGAACTGGAGCAGCACAAGGAGAGTCACCGAGTGTGTCCCTTCTGTACGCTGATCTGTGACAACATGGAGCAGTCCGTGTTCGAAGATCACGTCTACGGCCACGAGCTGTGA
- the calcoco2 gene encoding calcium-binding and coiled-coil domain-containing protein 2 isoform X3, with the protein MESPAEAAAADASARTFSQVVFIDIPHSYPPSIPITCRYTLTAAYQPHSRDWVGIFKVGWSTAKDYHTFVWVEPCLDVVGEQPVTGQVVFKDYYLPKDDIEFYQFCYIDSTGQVRGASTPFCFKNLEEQSMESNPDDDLLVITTQEQVEQSVREKAELQKAMDQIKEENETLKRALQKEQREAATLMEQNEQNEQEKSQLVRELDQIKEQNGNLKSTLQHNLEEINHLKEELLAQKTMQMELQRQSSVEDRKRSQSLCSDGESIQNETHAQEKYDRALMKIGQLKEERKDLKATIDAQNEEIAKFNCKLRDGERELFKAKDSVHLLQFDLQTSEKEKERLSAELQRLKSIAHNMDDVKRENQELCRRLSQQETSQDFSDEDLKVQCKSLVSKLQETQTKLVAEREELRGVNRRAEFLEREVMQMKGQVEKLNKSCDQEERRAGKYELQFREALEVSAEKDGVIEEQEHLMRLMKHENEELTRENQSLRSDIEGLRRALSEVHTASPADPPPMHPDPPVPAGDTSAPEEAENLYETIGGIAEAEVTVVDVPPLQ; encoded by the exons ATGGAGAGCCCGGCAGAGGCAGCGGCGGCTGACGCCTCAGCACGCACCTTCTCCCAGGTGGTCTTCATCGACATCCCTCACTCATATCCGCCTTCAATCCCCATCACCTGCCGCTACACCCTCACTGCAGCCTACCAGCCCCACTCCAGGGACTGGGTGGGCATTTTTAAG GTGGGGTGGAGCACAGCAAAGGATTATCATACCTTTGTGTGGGTGGAGCCATGTCTGGATGTGGTAGGAGAACAGCCAGTGACCGGACAAGTTGTTTTCAAGG ATTACTACCTGCCGAAGGACGACATCGAGTTCTACCAGTTCTGCTACATCGACAGCACCGGCCAAGTGCGAGGAGCCAGCACTCCCTTCTGCTTCAAAAACCTGGAGGAGCAAAGCATGGAGAGCAACCCAGATGATGATCTCCTGGTTATTACAACACAG GAACAGGTCGAACAGAGCGTACGTGAGAAAGCTGAACTGCAGAAGGCAATGGATCAGATaaaggaggaaaatgaaaccTTGAAAAGAGCTTTGCAGAAGGAGCAACGAGAAGCTGCCACCTTAATG GAGCAGAACGAACAGAACGAGCAAGAAAAGAGTCAGCTGGTCAGAGAACTGGATCAAATCAAGGAGCAAAATGGAAACTTAAAAAGCACCTTACAGCACAACCTTGAAGAAATTAACCACTTAAAG gaggagctgctggccCAGAAGACGATGCAGATGGAGCTACAGCGGCAGAGTTCTGTTGAGGACAGGAAACGCAGTCAGAGCTTGTGTTCTGACGGAGAATCAATTCAAAATGAG acaCACGCTCAGGAGAAATACGATCGAGCTCTGATGAAGATCGGCCAGCTGAAAGAGGAGCGCAAGGACCTGAAGGCCACGATTGATGCTCAGAATGAGGAGATTGCCAA atttAACTGCAAACTCAGAGACGGAGAACGGGAACTGTTCAAAGCAAAGGACAGCGTCCACCTTCTACAG TTTGATCTTCAGACCagtgagaaggagaaggagaggctTTCTGCAGAGCTGCAAAGGCTGAAAAGCATCGCACACAACATGGACGATGTGAAGAGAGAGAACCAGGAGTTGTGTAGGAGGCTGTCGCAGCAGGAGACATCGCAGGACTTTTCAGATGAAGATCTAAAG GTGCAGTGTAAGTCTCTTGTCAGCAAGCTGCAGGAAACCCAGACGAAGCTGGTGGCggagagggaggagctgaggggCGTCAACAGACGAGCTGAGTTCCTGGAGAGAGAGGTCATGCAGATGAAGGGGCAAGTGGAGAAGCTGAATAAATCATGTGACCAGGAAGAACGGAGAGCAGGGAAATATGAG CTACAGTTCAGAGAGGCACTTGAAGTGAGCGCAGAGAAAGACGGCGTCATCGAGGAGCAGGAACACCTGATGAGGCTCATGAAACATGAGAACGAAGAGCTCACCAGAGAAAACCAG AGTCTCAGGAGTGATATCGAGGGCCTGCGCAGAGCCTTGTCTGAGGTCCACACAGCTTCCCCTGCCGACCCCCCACCAATGCACCCTGACCCCCCCGTGCCAGCTGGAGACACCTCAGCACCTGAAGAGGCTGAGAACCTGTATGAGACCATAG GAGGCATTGCAGAAGCAGAGGTGA CAGTCGTTGATGTGCCCCCTCTGCAATGA
- the calcoco2 gene encoding calcium-binding and coiled-coil domain-containing protein 2 isoform X2: MESPAEAAAADASARTFSQVVFIDIPHSYPPSIPITCRYTLTAAYQPHSRDWVGIFKVGWSTAKDYHTFVWVEPCLDVVGEQPVTGQVVFKDYYLPKDDIEFYQFCYIDSTGQVRGASTPFCFKNLEEQSMESNPDDDLLVITTQEQVEQSVREKAELQKAMDQIKEENETLKRALQKEQREAATLMEQNEQNEQEKSQLVRELDQIKEQNGNLKSTLQHNLEEINHLKEELLAQKTMQMELQRQSSVEDRKRSQSLCSDGESIQNETHAQEKYDRALMKIGQLKEERKDLKATIDAQNEEIAKFNCKLRDGERELFKAKDSVHLLQFDLQTSEKEKERLSAELQRLKSIAHNMDDVKRENQELCRRLSQQETSQDFSDEDLKVQCKSLVSKLQETQTKLVAEREELRGVNRRAEFLEREVMQMKGQVEKLNKSCDQEERRAGKYELQFREALEVSAEKDGVIEEQEHLMRLMKHENEELTRENQSLRSDIEGLRRALSEVHTASPADPPPMHPDPPVPAGDTSAPEEAENLYETIGGIAEAESLMCPLCNESFPGITPNELEQHKESHRVCPFCTLICDNMEQSVFEDHVYGHEL; the protein is encoded by the exons ATGGAGAGCCCGGCAGAGGCAGCGGCGGCTGACGCCTCAGCACGCACCTTCTCCCAGGTGGTCTTCATCGACATCCCTCACTCATATCCGCCTTCAATCCCCATCACCTGCCGCTACACCCTCACTGCAGCCTACCAGCCCCACTCCAGGGACTGGGTGGGCATTTTTAAG GTGGGGTGGAGCACAGCAAAGGATTATCATACCTTTGTGTGGGTGGAGCCATGTCTGGATGTGGTAGGAGAACAGCCAGTGACCGGACAAGTTGTTTTCAAGG ATTACTACCTGCCGAAGGACGACATCGAGTTCTACCAGTTCTGCTACATCGACAGCACCGGCCAAGTGCGAGGAGCCAGCACTCCCTTCTGCTTCAAAAACCTGGAGGAGCAAAGCATGGAGAGCAACCCAGATGATGATCTCCTGGTTATTACAACACAG GAACAGGTCGAACAGAGCGTACGTGAGAAAGCTGAACTGCAGAAGGCAATGGATCAGATaaaggaggaaaatgaaaccTTGAAAAGAGCTTTGCAGAAGGAGCAACGAGAAGCTGCCACCTTAATG GAGCAGAACGAACAGAACGAGCAAGAAAAGAGTCAGCTGGTCAGAGAACTGGATCAAATCAAGGAGCAAAATGGAAACTTAAAAAGCACCTTACAGCACAACCTTGAAGAAATTAACCACTTAAAG gaggagctgctggccCAGAAGACGATGCAGATGGAGCTACAGCGGCAGAGTTCTGTTGAGGACAGGAAACGCAGTCAGAGCTTGTGTTCTGACGGAGAATCAATTCAAAATGAG acaCACGCTCAGGAGAAATACGATCGAGCTCTGATGAAGATCGGCCAGCTGAAAGAGGAGCGCAAGGACCTGAAGGCCACGATTGATGCTCAGAATGAGGAGATTGCCAA atttAACTGCAAACTCAGAGACGGAGAACGGGAACTGTTCAAAGCAAAGGACAGCGTCCACCTTCTACAG TTTGATCTTCAGACCagtgagaaggagaaggagaggctTTCTGCAGAGCTGCAAAGGCTGAAAAGCATCGCACACAACATGGACGATGTGAAGAGAGAGAACCAGGAGTTGTGTAGGAGGCTGTCGCAGCAGGAGACATCGCAGGACTTTTCAGATGAAGATCTAAAG GTGCAGTGTAAGTCTCTTGTCAGCAAGCTGCAGGAAACCCAGACGAAGCTGGTGGCggagagggaggagctgaggggCGTCAACAGACGAGCTGAGTTCCTGGAGAGAGAGGTCATGCAGATGAAGGGGCAAGTGGAGAAGCTGAATAAATCATGTGACCAGGAAGAACGGAGAGCAGGGAAATATGAG CTACAGTTCAGAGAGGCACTTGAAGTGAGCGCAGAGAAAGACGGCGTCATCGAGGAGCAGGAACACCTGATGAGGCTCATGAAACATGAGAACGAAGAGCTCACCAGAGAAAACCAG AGTCTCAGGAGTGATATCGAGGGCCTGCGCAGAGCCTTGTCTGAGGTCCACACAGCTTCCCCTGCCGACCCCCCACCAATGCACCCTGACCCCCCCGTGCCAGCTGGAGACACCTCAGCACCTGAAGAGGCTGAGAACCTGTATGAGACCATAG GAGGCATTGCAGAAGCAGAG TCGTTGATGTGCCCCCTCTGCAATGAGAGCTTCCCCGGGATAACCCCGAACGAACTGGAGCAGCACAAGGAGAGTCACCGAGTGTGTCCCTTCTGTACGCTGATCTGTGACAACATGGAGCAGTCCGTGTTCGAAGATCACGTCTACGGCCACGAGCTGTGA
- the LOC121175631 gene encoding gastric inhibitory polypeptide, translating to MKVVLFELLVVCLLGVMHSGANTLPEEMGLSEDEQNVGKRYAESTIASEISKIMDSMAQKNFVDFLLNQKDKKSKPHAVEEDPEGRQYNHLLKLSLQEKQRRKI from the exons ATGAAGGTAGTGCTGTTTGAACTTCTGGTCGTCTGCCTGCTTGGAGTGATGCACTCAGGAGCAAACACTCTACCTGAAGAGATGGG CCTCAGCGAAGACGAGCAGAATGTGGGGAAAAGATATGCTGAGTCGACCATCGCCAGCGAAATCAGCAAAATCATGGATTCAATGGCTCAGAAGAATTTTGTTGATTTCCTGCTCAAccaaaaggacaaaaaaagcaa GCCTCATGCTGTGGAGGAAGATCCAGAGGGACGTCAGTACAACCACCTGCTGAAGCTCAGTCtgcaggagaagcagaggagaaagatcTAG
- the snf8 gene encoding vacuolar-sorting protein SNF8 produces MPRRGVGAGAIAKKKLAEAKYKERGTVLAEDQIAQMFKQVETFKSNLEEFASKHKQEIRKNPQFRVQFQEMCATIGVDPLASGKGFWSEMLGVGDFYYELGVQIIEVCLALKHRNGGLITLDELHQRVLKGRGKYAQDVSQDDLVRAIKKLKVMGNGFGMIPVGGSYLVQSVPAELNMDHTVVLQLAEKKGYVTVSEIRDSLKWEKERASHVLDHLLKEGLAWLDSQAAGESQYWLPALFSELTSRDITPEEANQMTP; encoded by the exons ATGCCTCGGAGAGGTGTTGGAGCGGGAGCTATTGCCAAAAAGAAGCTGGCAGAG GCCAAATATAAGGAAAGAGGAACTGTTCTTGCAGAGGATCAGATAGCCCAG ATGTTCAAGCAGGTGGAGACCTTCAAATCAAACCTGGAGGAGTTTGCCAGCAAGCACAAACAAGAAATCCGGAAGAACCCACAGTTCAGGGTTCAGTTTCAGGAAATGTGTGCCACCATCGGAGTTGACCCACTTGCCT ctggCAAAGGTTTTTGGTCTGAGATGCTCGGAGTTGGTGACTTCTATTACGAGCTCGGCGTACAGATCATTGAAGTGTGCCTGgccctgaaacacagaaacgGAG GGCTTATTACTTTGGATGAACTCCATCAGAGAGTACTGAAAGGAAGAGGGAAATACGCCCAGGATGTGAGCCA AGATGACTTGGTGAGAGCCATAAAGAAACTGAAGGTGATGGGGAATGGTTTCGGGATGATTCCTGTTGGTGGTTCTTACTTGGTGCAGTCAGTCCCAGCAGAGCTCAACATGGACCATACTGTAGTTCTACAACTGGCCGAG aaAAAGGGATACGTCACAGTGAGTGAGATCAGGGACAGCCTGAAGTGGGAGAAGGAGCGGGCGTCTCATGTCCTG GATCACCTGCTGAAAGAAGGCCTGGCCTGGTTGGATTCTCAGGCAGCTGGAGAGTCGCAGTACTGGCTGCCTGCTCTCTTCTCTGAGCTCACGTCCCGTGATATCACACCAGAGGAGGCCAATCAGATGacaccttaa